A single Methylomonas sp. AM2-LC DNA region contains:
- a CDS encoding glycine zipper family protein: protein MNKILLTTTIMSMFVVSGCATYGGYTPTVDDSVYRQTQKPQQSYQVTPPPPQQLYQRQQVLDKKGKPILDQHGKPVYEQVPIVDQNGNPVYQQAAPAPVQSYQPQQQGPANSASQDSVECQQIARNAANTGTEAVEGGLVGGLVGAAGGAALGAILGNPGTGAAIGAATGGIGGGAYSGLSADQKYQQAFKNCMRNRGHNVLD from the coding sequence ATGAATAAGATACTATTAACAACAACGATCATGAGTATGTTCGTCGTGTCGGGTTGCGCTACTTATGGAGGTTATACACCAACAGTGGATGATAGTGTCTATAGGCAAACCCAAAAACCTCAACAATCTTACCAAGTTACACCACCACCACCTCAACAACTTTACCAGCGTCAGCAAGTCTTGGATAAAAAAGGTAAGCCAATACTCGATCAGCATGGTAAACCCGTCTATGAGCAAGTGCCTATAGTAGACCAAAATGGAAACCCGGTTTACCAACAAGCAGCGCCAGCACCCGTGCAATCTTATCAGCCCCAACAACAGGGCCCCGCTAATTCTGCCAGCCAAGATTCCGTAGAATGTCAGCAAATTGCTAGAAATGCCGCAAACACTGGCACAGAAGCGGTAGAAGGTGGGCTAGTGGGTGGTCTTGTTGGTGCTGCTGGCGGCGCTGCACTGGGTGCAATATTAGGAAATCCAGGAACTGGCGCAGCTATTGGCGCTGCAACGGGTGGAATTGGTGGTGGGGCATATTCTGGCCTGTCTGCCGATCAAAAATATCAGCAAGCTTTCAAAAACTGTATGAGAAATCGTGGTCACAACGTACTGGATTAG
- a CDS encoding glutathione peroxidase, which produces MKTLALMISIYLLSISPAWSESCPDLLNYKMTKLRSNEQIDFCQAFVGKVILAVNTASSCAYTPQFKGLEALYQKYKNQGLVIVGFPSNDFNQEFENSEKIAKVCFINYGVTFPMMEKSVIKGSDANIFFRKLYKATGQAPQWNFSKYLISKNASTITAFESSVAPEQLDGKIRALLSAK; this is translated from the coding sequence ATGAAAACTTTAGCTTTAATGATAAGTATCTACTTATTATCAATCTCGCCAGCTTGGTCAGAGTCTTGCCCTGATTTGCTCAATTACAAAATGACCAAATTAAGATCAAATGAACAAATCGATTTTTGTCAGGCTTTTGTAGGTAAAGTAATTCTCGCGGTTAATACCGCCAGCAGCTGTGCGTATACGCCGCAATTTAAAGGTCTGGAAGCTCTGTATCAAAAGTATAAAAATCAGGGCCTAGTGATTGTCGGTTTTCCGTCCAATGATTTTAATCAGGAATTTGAAAATTCTGAAAAAATCGCTAAAGTCTGTTTCATTAATTATGGAGTTACTTTTCCAATGATGGAAAAAAGCGTCATTAAAGGTTCTGATGCCAATATATTTTTTCGCAAACTGTATAAAGCCACTGGTCAAGCACCACAATGGAATTTTTCCAAATATCTTATCAGTAAGAATGCTTCAACCATTACCGCTTTTGAGAGTAGCGTGGCTCCCGAACAATTAGATGGAAAAATTAGAGCTTTATTAAGCGCTAAATAA